GGGTGTCGCGAGCGACAGCGTTCGCGCTTGCACGCGAGCGGGACTGGGATGACGCGGGCCCGGCCGAATATCTTGCGGTCGCGAAGCTGCAGGCCGACGCGATCATCACCGAAGACGCGATGCTGGTCGCGGGTGCGGCCGGGGTGGTAGAGGTCGCGGAGTACGAGGCGCTGTTCCGCTGACCCTCCCGGCGGTGCGCACCCTCGGCGGGAGGGAGTGCACCCTCGGCGGGAGTGGGGGAGGGAGGGGAGGAGCGGGGGGTCAGACGAAGCGGACCCAGTTCGCGCCGCGACCGGTCTCCACCTGCTGGACGAGGTCGAGCGCGTCGCCGTGGACCGCGTACAGCGACACGGTCGTCGAGCGCTCACCGGCGGCGACGAGGAAACGTCCGTCCGCGCTCAGCGCGAAGCCGCGCGGCTGCGGCTCGGTGACGAAGAACCGGCTCGGTGACGTGACCGAGCCGTCGGCGCCCACGGCGACAGCCGCGAGGGTGCTCTCGGTGCGCTCGGTCGCCCAGAGGAACGCTTCGTCGGCCCCGAAGTGCAGGTCGGCGCCCCAGATGAGGTGCCCCGCCATCGGGTCGGCGCCGAAGGTGCTGTGCTTCAGGTCCTTCGTCGTGTCGAACGCCGTCGCCGCGTCGACCAGACGCAGCGTGCCGTCGACCGTGTCGCGGGCGTAGCGCAGAACCTCGCCCGAGAACTCCGTCAGCACGTACACCGCATCCTGCGCGGCGCTCACCACGAGGTGACGGGGGCCGCTGCCCGCGGGCGCCGCCACGGTCTCGGGGTCGAGCGGGACGAGCGCCAGGTCATCGTCGAGCGCGTACTGGGCGACGAGGTCGTCGCCGAGTGAGACGAAGTACGCGAAGCGCCCGTCGGCGCTCGGCAGCACCGCGTGCAGGTTCGCGAACTCGACCCGGCTCACCGGCTCGCCGACGACCCCGTCGTCGATCCGGCACGAGATGCCGTACCCGCCGCTGTAGGCCGCGCCGAGCAGACCCGCGCCGTCGCGTGTGAGCGCGAGATAGTTCATGCCGCCGTCGGGGAGGTCGAGCCGTGAGCGCGGCTCGAGAAGACCGCTCTCCCTGTCGAGCACGAGGGTGACGATGCCGGCGGGCTCGCCCTCCTTCGACCCCTTCACTCCCGCGTAGACGAGGTCGCGCGCAGCGTCGACGGCGAAGGTCGAGCACGCGGGGAGCCCCTCCGTGACGGCGAGACGCGTCATCCGCTCTCCGTCGAAACGGAAGACGCTGATCGAGCCGCCTCCGGCGTTGGCAACGAGCACGAGCGCAGGTTCGGTCATCCCTCGATCGTAGGTCGATTCACGGCTGGCGCCGAGTGGCGGGCCTCCGACGATCCCGTATCGTGGAGATCCCCCGCCACTGACCCACGGGAGCAATCCGTGCGCCACCACCGAACCTCCACCGACCAGGAGGGTCGATCTTCGTACCCCCTCCATTCGCGAGGGGGTGAATCCGGATGCTGGCGGCGACACTGACCCTGCTGCTGGGCATCATCGTCACACTGGCGATCATCGTCGCCTGCGGCTTCTTCGTCGCCCAGGAGTTCGCCTACATGTCCGTCGACCGTTCGCGGATGGCGGCCAAGGCCGAGAAGGGCGACGTGCAGGCGAGGCGGGTGCTCTCGATCACCAAGCGCACCTCCTTCATGCTCTCGGGCGCGCAGCTGGGCATCACGGTCACCGGCCTGCTCATCGGGTACGTCGCCGAGCCGCTCATCGGGCAGTCGATCGGCACGCTGCTCGGCGGCGTCGGACTCGACCCGGGGGTCTCCGTGATCATCGGCACCACCGGGGCCCTGCTCTTGGCGACGATCGTGACGATGATCTTCGGCGAGCTGTATCCGAAGAACCTCGCGATCGCGAACCCCGATCCGCTCGCGCGCGCACTCGCCGTCCCCACGCGCATCTACCTGACGCTGTTCGGCTGGCTCATCGCGGTGTTCGATCTCGCCGCGAACGCGCTGCTGCGGCTTCTGCGCATCGAACCGCTCGAAGACGTCGACGAGAGCGCGACCGCCCGCGACCTGGAAGCGATCATCGAGGACTCCCGCGCGAGCGGCGACCTGCCCGATGATCTGTCGAACATCATCGACCGCATCCTGGACTTCCCGCAGCGCGATGTCGAGCACGCGATGGTGCCGCGTTCCCACATCGACTCCATAGGCCCCGACACCACGATCGCCGAGGTGCTGTCGTTGATGTCGACCGGTCACACCCGCTACCCGGTCATCGGCGACGAGGACACCCCGGTCGGCATCGTCAATCTCATCGACCTGCTCCGCGGGCATTACGACCCCTCCGCGCCGGTGTCCACCGTGATGCGCGAGGCGGTCGTCCTGCCGACATCCATGCGGTTGCCGATCGCCCTCGAGCGGATGCGCCGCACCCGCAACGAGATGGCCTGCGTCGTCGACGAGTACGGCAACTTCGACGGCATCCTCACCCTGGAGGATCTGACCGAAGAGGTCGTAGGGGAGATCTCCGACGAGCACGACCTGGACGTGGACGAGGTGACCTCCGACGGCGACGCGTCGTGGACGGTGCCGGGCGACGTCCACCTCGACGAGCTGGAGCGGCTCATCGGGCACGATCTGGAGCGCGACGGTGCGGAGACGGTCGCGGGACTGACGATCAGCGAGCACGGCGACCTCCCGCCGCTGGGTGCCGTCGTGCGGGTCGACCTGCCCGAGCGCGCGGGCGAGGCCGTGCAGGGGCTGAACCTCCAGCGCTGGCTCGAGATCGAGGTGCTCGAGATCGAGCGGCATGTGCCGTCTCGGCTGACCGTTCATCTCCACGAACGGGACCTCGACGCCGAACCTGATGCGGATGACCGCGCGGAGACGGAGGCGGACCGATGAACGGATGGATCGTCGCTCTCATCACGACGCTGCTGATCATCGCCAGCGCCTTCTTCGTCATCGTCGAGTTCGCCCTCCTCGCCGCCCGCCGGCACCGTCTGGAGCAGGAGGCCGACCGCAGTGCGTCGGCGCGCGCGGCCCTGCGAGGAATGAACGAGCTGACGGTCATGCTCGCCTTCGCCCAGCTGGGGATCACCGCCTGCACGTTCCTCCTCGGCGCGATCACCAAGCCGGCGATCGACTACGCCCTCGCCCCCGTCTTGGAGGCGTGGGGCCTGCCCGCGGTGCTCTCGGGCGTGATCGCGTTCATGCTCGCCCTGATCCTGGTGACCTTCCTGCACCTCGTGGTCGGTGAGATGGCCCCCAAGTCGTGGGCGATCGCGCATCCCGAGGTTGCGGCCAAAGCCACCGGCATCCTGGCGCGCGCCCTGACCTGGCCGCTGCGACCGTTCCTCCTCTGGATCAATCACATCGCCAACCGCCTCGTCAGGGCTTCCGGCGTCGAGCCCGTCGAGAAGGCGGCGGTAGGCGGCCAGGATGCGGACACCATCCGCGAACTCGTCGCGCACTCGCGCGAGGCGGGCACGCTCGAGCGGCAGTACTCCGAGCCGATCGCGCAGGCGATCGCCATGAGCACGCGCACGGTGGGGGAGATCGTCCGGGTCGACCGGGCGCCGACATCCGTCCCCGCCGACGCCACGGTCGCCGACCTGCAGCGCGTGGCCGCGGAATCGGGGCACCTTCGCATTCTCGTGGGGTCGACCGCCGAATGCGCCGTCGCGCACGTGCGCGACACGCTGAAGCTCACCCCGACGACGCCGGTCGCCGCGATCGCGCGGAAGCCGCTCGTGGTCGAGCCGGCCGCGTCGGCGTACGACACGCTGCTGCGGATGCGCCGTGGGCGCGTGCAGCTGGCGATCGTCGTGGACGGCCAGCGCCTGCTGGGCGTGGTCACGATCGACGACCTTCTCGGGCAACTGCTTCCCGGACCGGATGCCGCCGCGCAGCCGATCGCGGGAGGGGCGGGTGTCGGGGGCCCGACCTAGACTTGACGGGCAATGACTGACGTCTCTCCGGCCGCGCGCCCCGCGGCATCCGTCCCTCTCATCGTCGACGGCGATCGCGGGCCCCGACCGGGCTCGGGCGCTCGCGTCGACGAAGACCTGCTCGCCGGGCTCAACCCCGAGCAGCGCGAGGCGGTGACCTACCGCGGTCAGGCGCTCCTCATCGTCGCCGGCGCCGGTTCGGGCAAGACCAGCGTGCTGACGCGGCGCATCGCGTCGCTGCTGCGCAACAAAGAGGCGTGGCCGAGCCAGATCCTCGCGATCACCTTCACCAACAAGGCCGCCGGTGAGATGCGCGAGCGCGTGCACCAGCTCGTGGGCGACCGATCGCAGGGCATGTGGATCTCGACCTTCCACTCGGCGTGCGTGCGCATCCTGCGGCGCGAAGCCGAGCAGTTCGGGTTCACCAAGTCGTTCACGATCTACGACTCGGGCGACTCGCGCGCGCTGGTCAAGCGGCTGGTGAAAGAGCATGAAGCGGATGCCTATGGACTGACGCCCTCCGCGGTGCAGGGGAAGATCTCCAAGCTCAAGAACGAGCTCGCCGATGCGGAGTCGTACGCCCGGTCGGCGAACATGAACGACCCGGCCGAGCGAGTCTTCTGCGACGTGTTCGCGGCGTACCAGCGAGAGCTGCAGCGCGCGAACGCGTTCGACTTCGACGACCTCATCGCTCAGACGGTGTACCTGTTCCGGGCGTTCCCGCAGGTGGCGGATGTGTACCGGCGGCGGTTCCGGCACATCCTCGTGGACGAGTACCAGGACACCAACCACTCGCAGTACGCGCTGATCCACGAGCTGACGCGGGCGCCGGGATCCGACGGCGGCCCGATCGCTTCGTCGGGCGGGATGATGATCTTCGACGCGCCGGCGACCGAGGAAGCGGCGTCGCTGACGGTCGTCGGCGACTCCGACCAGTCGATCTACGCGTTCCGCGGAGCCGACATCCGCAACATCAGCGAGTTCGAGCGCGACTTCCCGGGCGCGAAGGTGGTGCTCCTCGAGCAGAACTACCGGTCGACGCAGAACATCCTGTCCGCGGCGAACGCGGTGATCAGCCACAACTTCGACCGGAAAGACAAGCGGCTGTGGACCGACGTCGGCGCGGGGGAGAAGATCGTCGGCTTCACCGGGTACTCGCAGCACGACGAGGCCCAGTTCGTCGCCGACGAGATCGAGGTGCTGCACAAGGGCGGGGTGCCGTACGACCAGATGGCGGTCTTCTACCGCACCAACTCGCAGTCGCGTGCGCTGGAGGAGATCTTCATCCGCGCCGCCGTGCCGTACAAGATCATGGGCGGCACGAAGTTCTACGAGCGCGCCGAGATCAAGGACGCGCTGGCCTACCTCGTCGCCGTGGCGAATCCCGCCGATGAGATGGCGATGCGCCGCATCATCAACCGGCCGCGCCGCGGCATCGGCGACGTGACGATCGAGACGATCAGTCGCTATGCCGCCGACGAGCAGATCACCTTCCGCGACGCGCTCGGCAATGCCTCGGCGCTGGGCGTCGGACCTAAGATCCAGGCGGCGATCGCGCACCTGGATGCGGTTCTCGCCGAGGCATCCGATCTCATGCTTCCCGCATCGGGCGAGCTGCCCCCGCCGACCGCGGTCGCCGACGGGCTGCAGCTGCTGCTGTCGAAGAGCGGCTACCTCGACGCGCTGCGCGCGAGCCGCGACCCGCAGGACGAGGCGCGCGTGGAGAATCTCGACGAGCTCGTCGCCGTGGCCCGCGAGTTCGCGCGCAACAACCCGGAAGGGACGATCGTCGACTTCCTCACCGAGGTGGCGCTGGTCTCCGACGCGGATGACCTGGAGGATGCCTCGGGATCGGTGTCGCTCATGACGATGCACACCGCGAAGGGGCTGGAGTACGACGCGGTGTTCCTCACCGGTGTGGAGGAAGACCTGATCCCGCACCGGATCTCGGCCGGCGAACCGGGCGGTCCGCAGGAGGAGCGGCGGCTGTTCTACGTCGGCGTCACCCGGGCGCGCAAGCGCCTGTACCTGACCCTGGCGATGACCCGCGCGCAGTTCGGCGAAGTGTCGGTCGCAATGCCGAGCAGGTTCCTGCAGGAGATCCCGTCGGATCTGCTCGACTGGCGCCAGTCGCCGGGCGACGTCAACTCACGCGGCGGGACGCAGTCGCGGGCGCTCAACGCGCAGCGGGGCTCCTCGGGGTCGGGCTTCGGCGGGTCGGGGTCGGGCCGGCGGTACGGTGACGACCTCGTTCCGAAGTCGACATCGCTGGAGAAGTTCGCCAACCGCATCCCGGCGAAGGTCCGCGATAACGGCGACATGGAGCTCGCGCCAGGAGACCGCATCCGTCACGACGACTTCGGCGAGGGCCGCATCGACGCGATCACCGGTGAGGGCGCGAAGCGCGTCGCGCATGTGCGCTTCGAGAAGGTCGGCATGAAGAAGCTGCTGGTGAAGATCGCACCGATCGCGAAGCTCTAACCGCACGCTGGCCGCGCGGCCGTGCGTTGTCGCGCGACCCGTCAAATTCTGCTGCTCGGTCTCGATGCGGCCCGCGTTTTCTGACGGGTCGCGTTGACGGGCCGCGCTGGCGGGTCCGCGACCCGTCAGAATCTGCTGCTCGGTCTGGATGCGGGCCGCGTTTTCTGACGGGTCGCGCTGGCGGGCCGCGCTGGCGGGTCCGCGACCCGTCAGGATCTGCTGCTTGCCGTGGTTTCGGGCGACGTTTTGTGACGGCTCGCGGCGGGCGCAGGCAGAACGACGAACGGAGCGGCGCGCTCTGTCGCGCGACCCGTCCGCAACCCAATCCGCGACCCGTTAGATTCTGCTGCTAGGTCTGGATGCGGGCCGCGTTTTCTGACGGGTCGCGGTGACGGGCCGCGCTGGCGGGTCCGCGACCCGTCAGAATCTGCTGCTCCTCGTCGCTGCGGGCGACGTTTTGTGACGGGTCGCGCAGGCGAAGCCGGCCGCGGCCCGCAGGGCCGCCGCGTAGGCTGGCACGATGGCACTCTTCGGGCGACGTAAGAAGACCGACGACCAGCGCGACGACGCGGCTTCGCAGACGGGAACACCCGACCCCGAGGCTCCCGAGACGGATGTCGATGTCGCCGATGCCCCCGGGCTCGCCCCGCGAGAGGGTGAGGATCCCGCGGGGGGCGGTGACGTGGCATCCGCTGCTCCCGCGACCGAGGAGCCGGTTCCGCACGTGAACATCTCGGTGTCGACCTATGGCGCGCCGCGCACGGCGCCGGCTGCGCAGCCGGTCGCCGCCGATTCCGCCGCGAGCGCACCGGCCACCGCCGCCGGCGCACCGGCCGCGGCGCCGCGCACCCCGGGCCCGGCCGAGGCGCCCGCGCCGTCGCAGACGGTTCCGGGTCTCCCCGACAACGGCCTGGTCATCCAGGCGCTGCGCGCGCTTCCCGACAAGCCCGAGTCGCTCGACCTCATCCACGTCGCCCGTCAGCTCCTGCAGGGCCAGCTGTTCCTGCGCATCAAGGGCGACGCCCGGCAGCTGCTCTCGGAGGGCGCGCAGCTTCCGCTCGCCGTCGCGACCGTCGGCGACAAGCAGTACGTGCTGGCCTTCAGTGGTGGGGCAGCCCTGCAGGCGAGCGTGGCGTCGGACGGCGATCAGCAGACATCCGCTGTCGCTCAGCCCGCGGCCACGGTGCTTCGTCACGTGGTCTCGGGAACCTACGCCGGCATCATCATCGACCCGTCGTCGGCGCCCGCGCGCGCGGTGATCCCGCGGGAACTCATCGAGCGGATGCTCGACCAGGCCGACCCCAACGCGCTGGTGAAGCACCTGCTCGCGGGTCCGCGCACGCCCGCCACCGGGGCCGAGATCGTCGCGGCCATGCCGGGGGCGCGGCTCTGGGTCGCGGTCAACGAAACACCCGACGGCAAGGTCGGCGTCGCGGAAGCGCGCGCGAACGGCGAGCGGCTGCTGCAGGTGTTCACGCACCCGCTCGAGGTGGCGGCCATCGGTCGCGGCGACAAGGCCGCCCCGATCACGGCCGACCGGCTGGGGGCCGCGCTCGCCGCCGATGCGGCGCTCGCCGGCATCCTCGTTGACGCCGCCGGCCCGTGGATCCGGCTCGGACGCGAGGACCTCGGCCCGATCCTCCCCTGATGCGCGTCCTGTCCTGACGGGTGTCGTCGGGACGCGATAGCGTCGCCTGCATGGCGAGCCCGTTCACGATGCTGACCGTTCCCGGGCCCGAGGGCGACCGCGAGGTGCGCCTGTCGAACCCCGACCGCGTGCTGTGGCCGGCACTGGGGATCACCAAACGCGAGCTCGCCGAGTACCTCATGGCGGTGTCGGGCCCGTTCCTCGCCGCGAACGGCAACCGGCCGGTGTCGCTGGAACGGTTCCCCGAATCGGTGGAGGGGGAGCGGTTCTATTCCAAGAACCCGCCGAAGGGGACGCCCGACTACGTCGACGCGGTGACGGTGCGGTACAACAGCGGGCGGCGGCATCCGCAGATCGT
The Microbacterium sp. SLBN-154 DNA segment above includes these coding regions:
- a CDS encoding lactonase family protein; this translates as MTEPALVLVANAGGGSISVFRFDGERMTRLAVTEGLPACSTFAVDAARDLVYAGVKGSKEGEPAGIVTLVLDRESGLLEPRSRLDLPDGGMNYLALTRDGAGLLGAAYSGGYGISCRIDDGVVGEPVSRVEFANLHAVLPSADGRFAYFVSLGDDLVAQYALDDDLALVPLDPETVAAPAGSGPRHLVVSAAQDAVYVLTEFSGEVLRYARDTVDGTLRLVDAATAFDTTKDLKHSTFGADPMAGHLIWGADLHFGADEAFLWATERTESTLAAVAVGADGSVTSPSRFFVTEPQPRGFALSADGRFLVAAGERSTTVSLYAVHGDALDLVQQVETGRGANWVRFV
- a CDS encoding hemolysin family protein → MLAATLTLLLGIIVTLAIIVACGFFVAQEFAYMSVDRSRMAAKAEKGDVQARRVLSITKRTSFMLSGAQLGITVTGLLIGYVAEPLIGQSIGTLLGGVGLDPGVSVIIGTTGALLLATIVTMIFGELYPKNLAIANPDPLARALAVPTRIYLTLFGWLIAVFDLAANALLRLLRIEPLEDVDESATARDLEAIIEDSRASGDLPDDLSNIIDRILDFPQRDVEHAMVPRSHIDSIGPDTTIAEVLSLMSTGHTRYPVIGDEDTPVGIVNLIDLLRGHYDPSAPVSTVMREAVVLPTSMRLPIALERMRRTRNEMACVVDEYGNFDGILTLEDLTEEVVGEISDEHDLDVDEVTSDGDASWTVPGDVHLDELERLIGHDLERDGAETVAGLTISEHGDLPPLGAVVRVDLPERAGEAVQGLNLQRWLEIEVLEIERHVPSRLTVHLHERDLDAEPDADDRAETEADR
- a CDS encoding CNNM domain-containing protein yields the protein MNGWIVALITTLLIIASAFFVIVEFALLAARRHRLEQEADRSASARAALRGMNELTVMLAFAQLGITACTFLLGAITKPAIDYALAPVLEAWGLPAVLSGVIAFMLALILVTFLHLVVGEMAPKSWAIAHPEVAAKATGILARALTWPLRPFLLWINHIANRLVRASGVEPVEKAAVGGQDADTIRELVAHSREAGTLERQYSEPIAQAIAMSTRTVGEIVRVDRAPTSVPADATVADLQRVAAESGHLRILVGSTAECAVAHVRDTLKLTPTTPVAAIARKPLVVEPAASAYDTLLRMRRGRVQLAIVVDGQRLLGVVTIDDLLGQLLPGPDAAAQPIAGGAGVGGPT
- a CDS encoding ATP-dependent helicase, producing MTDVSPAARPAASVPLIVDGDRGPRPGSGARVDEDLLAGLNPEQREAVTYRGQALLIVAGAGSGKTSVLTRRIASLLRNKEAWPSQILAITFTNKAAGEMRERVHQLVGDRSQGMWISTFHSACVRILRREAEQFGFTKSFTIYDSGDSRALVKRLVKEHEADAYGLTPSAVQGKISKLKNELADAESYARSANMNDPAERVFCDVFAAYQRELQRANAFDFDDLIAQTVYLFRAFPQVADVYRRRFRHILVDEYQDTNHSQYALIHELTRAPGSDGGPIASSGGMMIFDAPATEEAASLTVVGDSDQSIYAFRGADIRNISEFERDFPGAKVVLLEQNYRSTQNILSAANAVISHNFDRKDKRLWTDVGAGEKIVGFTGYSQHDEAQFVADEIEVLHKGGVPYDQMAVFYRTNSQSRALEEIFIRAAVPYKIMGGTKFYERAEIKDALAYLVAVANPADEMAMRRIINRPRRGIGDVTIETISRYAADEQITFRDALGNASALGVGPKIQAAIAHLDAVLAEASDLMLPASGELPPPTAVADGLQLLLSKSGYLDALRASRDPQDEARVENLDELVAVAREFARNNPEGTIVDFLTEVALVSDADDLEDASGSVSLMTMHTAKGLEYDAVFLTGVEEDLIPHRISAGEPGGPQEERRLFYVGVTRARKRLYLTLAMTRAQFGEVSVAMPSRFLQEIPSDLLDWRQSPGDVNSRGGTQSRALNAQRGSSGSGFGGSGSGRRYGDDLVPKSTSLEKFANRIPAKVRDNGDMELAPGDRIRHDDFGEGRIDAITGEGAKRVAHVRFEKVGMKKLLVKIAPIAKL
- a CDS encoding SseB family protein, giving the protein MALFGRRKKTDDQRDDAASQTGTPDPEAPETDVDVADAPGLAPREGEDPAGGGDVASAAPATEEPVPHVNISVSTYGAPRTAPAAQPVAADSAASAPATAAGAPAAAPRTPGPAEAPAPSQTVPGLPDNGLVIQALRALPDKPESLDLIHVARQLLQGQLFLRIKGDARQLLSEGAQLPLAVATVGDKQYVLAFSGGAALQASVASDGDQQTSAVAQPAATVLRHVVSGTYAGIIIDPSSAPARAVIPRELIERMLDQADPNALVKHLLAGPRTPATGAEIVAAMPGARLWVAVNETPDGKVGVAEARANGERLLQVFTHPLEVAAIGRGDKAAPITADRLGAALAADAALAGILVDAAGPWIRLGREDLGPILP